In Setaria italica strain Yugu1 chromosome I, Setaria_italica_v2.0, whole genome shotgun sequence, the genomic window GTATTTTGAGTAGGAAATGAGCCAATTCACAGATGGGAAATGCTTCCTTTGAGCAAGCTTTTTATCTAAACCCCAGAAGACCTGCAAACAAGATCAACGCATGATTTAACAATAATGAAACAGTAAACACTGTCAATCAGGATGGAACAAGTTGTGGAGTTATTTGCAACTTCCTTACCTGAACAATACTGAGGGTTGCGGAGGTAACAGGGTCTGAAAAATCACCACCAGGAGGAGAGACAGCTCCAACAATTGTGACACTGCCAGTCCTGTCTGGACTTCCTAGACATTTCACCTTACCAGCACGTTCATAAAAGGATGCCAATCGTGCAGCCAAATAAGCTGGGTAACCACTATCAGCAGGCATTTCAGCCTGGACCAaaaaaaagtgcatcatcagttATAAAGTCAAATAGACAGGATGTGAAAAATGATCAATGATCAACATAGTGAAGCAAGAGTTCAAAGTATTTCCAAATGATATCTTAGAACTCAGCCGCTCTAACGATATATGCTTGTTCACAACTTAATGTTGGTCATCAGAGTCATTCTTATCTCTTAACAACAGATTAGCATAGCATCAAAATCCTAAGTCAAATTTGCTAGTGACAAATGTAGAATGAGAAAATACAACTTCACTAAAGGATCATGTTGGCACAACACTTGACGAACTGGAGAAAGTGATTTTTTGCTCTCATTCTCCTTTAATTGTTTTGAAAGACACCAATTTTAGGATATAAGATGAGTAACCTACCAAACGCCCTGAGATTTCACGCAATGCCTCAGCCCATCGGGAGGTGGAATCAGCCATCATGCTGACGTTGTAACCCATGTCACGGAAATACTCAGCAATTGTAATTCCTGAGAGGAAAAGATACAATATAAGACTTTCAGAAACTCTACACTGGACCAAGCAGAGATATATCTGACAGGCTGACAGAGATGTGCCTCTACCATCAAGACTATCTTCCTACCCTCTATCAAAGCAACAGGGTTTTAGTTTTACCTGTATAGATGGAGGCTTCACGAGCAGCGACAGGCATGTTAGATGTGTTAGCCACCAGTGTTGTTCTCTTCATGACTGACTCCTCACGGCCATCTTCCAATGTCATTGTCAACTGGGGAAAGTCCATGAGAACCTCAGCCATCTCATTTCCTCTTTCACCACAGCCCACGTAAACCACAGCTTGGGAATTGGAGTACTGCAGATATCAATTGGCAAAGTTTCAAGATGAGACCATCAAGACAATAGGAGGAATCTGCTATATGGTAGCAGGGGCAATAGTAATAGTAGTAGTAAAGGTGGGGGGAAATCACCTTTGAAAGTGCCTGACTAATGACAGTTTTCCCACAACCAAAAGCTCCTGGAATAGCACAAGTTCCTCCCAGAACTGAGGGGAACAATGCATCAAGTACACGCTGGAACCATTCAAAAGTGGAGGAGTAAGATATAAAAGGAAAAGACATCTGAAAATGTTTTGTGACTTCAAGCTTTTCACTAGGATTGATTAAAATGTATTAAACATTTTGTTATGACAACAAAGCTCAAGGTAACTTCTATACAAACCTGCCCTGTCAGAAGAGGTGTATCTGCAGCAATCTTCGACGCAACAGGCCTTGGTGATCGCACAGGCCATGTCTGCAAGGCAATGAATGAAGAATATTAAACTAATTCTTCAATCCTTATAGAGTTCCATCTTCAttaaaataaggaaaaagtccattttactcccctcacctatccactttgtccgcttaaaccctgaacaaagttttggctcactttactcccctaacctatttcatttggtccaatctaccccctaattagatttctcttttttgtttcttcatgtatgagttgaattttgagttcaaattttgtgagcatatacaaaacatgatgcctcATGTTAGAAATTATACTacgaatttttcatggttattttcataggttaggaacatttaatacgaaattgatcttagatatacaaaactgtacgaaaagtaatcatgaaaaaattctaatatatttttctaacatggagcatcatgttataagtgaactgacaaaatctgaaattaaaattcaatttgtacgcGAAGAAacgaaaaagagaaatctaattagggggtagattggaccaaatgaaatagtttgggggagtaaagtgagcctaaattttgcttagggggttaagtggacaaagtaaatgggtgaggggagtaaaatagaCCTTTTCCTAAAAAGAATTAGTTTTTTACCTGAAGCATGGTAAATTGCTTTTTTATGCCCTGAAATTCCAATTCTAGCACTGTATCCTGCATAAAAAGCAATAGCAAGGTTTCAAATAAAATTGAGCAAATGTAGAACACATTAAATCAATAAGACTTAGTATAAGGCAAGAGCTGACTAACCTGCAGGCTGTACTGACCAGCTGGTGCAATGTAACTTACTTTCCCCATAGCACCAGGTGGAAGAGCAACATGGTGCTGCATCAATGTGTTCTCAAAGACAGTCTGCAATATAATAGGCAATCATTAGGGTATAAATGAGGGCCAATGACATGCATCTAGATATCACAAACAGCTATTATTGTTCAGAATAATAGCCATAAATGGAATTCAACATCATAGGAACTTACAGCATATAGATCTCCACCTGTGATGGCATCTCCAACACCTAGACACAACACAAGAAAATGTATTTAGATAGCATCACGAGCTTAGAAGTAACAAAAACAGCACGGAAGATCATTTGGATAATATAAATTCTACACTAAGGCATTACCTAGTTTATTTGGCTGAAACTCCCACAATGTATCTTTGTCAAGGGCAGGAACTGAAACACCACGAGGAATGTACACATCTCCTGATTTAATAGCAATGGTTTTTAGAGGGCGCTGCAAACATAATACAGGAAGGATGAGGATAACATATACGAAGTAACAAAAGTAAATGACCAGAAAAATGAGCCTTGTTCAGCTTACCTGGATACCATCAAAAATGTTTCCTAGAATTCCAGGTCCCAACTCAACAGAAAGAGGCTGCAAGGGAATAGTTACAATGTTAGAAGATAGCAAAACAATGGCACTAAAAGATATAGTAAGATCAGAAGATAACTAAAATGCACCTTTCTTGTTCTCAAAACAGGATCATTAACCATAAGTCCAGCTGTTTCCTCATAAACTACACACAAGTGACAGCATTTGCAAGGTCAGTTTACTATACATTGTTCAACTGGAAAGAAACTTATCATGTTGAACAATATATTAGAGAGATGATCCACCCTGTTGCATACCTTGGATTGTAGCTGAATCACCCTCGAGACGGATAATTTCCCCAATGAGGTTATCGTGGCCAACACGAACAAGCTCATACATGGCAGCACCCGCCATTCCATCAGCCACGACCACAGGTCCAGAGACCTACAACAAACCAGCCACAAGGTCAGTCAAAACATAATAAACAGAGTAAGAGCTGTTATACATGAAACTGTAGTGCAGAACATTAGCAGAAGATGCCATGTCTTGCGAACAGGTAGCAAATAGCCAAGCTAGAAAGGAGGTTATGGCATCAGACTATCAGAGGTACAAGCAAGTGCATTATGGCATCAGAAGCTCAAAACACGCATCCGGCTTCCACAAAAAAGGTAAACTTATGTACTCACACTAACTCAACTAATTACATGACGATGCAAACCAAAGACCTACAATTCATAAGCGTGCACCTAGTCAAAATCCATCAGAATCTACTAATCGAAAGAATATAACCTGTCAGCAACCACACACCACGGATCAAACGATAGCGCAACCGCGATCAAAACACCACTCCACGAATCTCCAAAACTACCGGGCCAAGCTGACTCCCCACCAATGCGGGCTAGATCCCAGCGCCACCTTGACAGGGCCAGTCACGCCCGAGAGATCCACTAAGGTAACCGTCAGCACCACCCAAATCCCCAACGACACCTCGCAGGCAAACCAAATCTGGCAGCAATTCAGCTCGATCCGAGCACGCGAGGCGCGGCGGACTCAGCCGCCACACGGTACAGCCCGCGCCCACCAGAGATCGCGCGGAATCGAGCAGCGGGATCTAGACGGAAGCAATGCGagcgggagggggagggagggcggaggaggcgcggaCCTTGCGGACATAGCCGTACTCGCTCTCCTTCTCGGAGTCCTCGAAGGTGGTGACGCGGTCGCCGtacgccatggccgccggcggcgagttgGGTCGTCGGCCTCGGCCTGGGTCGGATCGCGCGGCGCCTCGTCGCGATCTGGTCGGGGGAGGGGAGTAGCGGAGAGGAAGCGATGGGGAGGAGGGCCACGCAGGTGAGGTGGATTCAGCCTTTAAATAGATGTCGTCCTCGATTTTTATTTCGCTCTGTTTTTTTTATGGAGCAAATCGTGATGTGTTGTGATCGCTGATCGGATCCCGTTGGACGATGCCTTGGTACGGTTACTTCGTGTTGCAGCTGGGGTGGCTGACGTGGACGCTGGCATGTGGGGACACGGCGTTTAAAGAGCAATTTTTTCAAAAGTTATTATAGCTCTATAATGATGTTGTGGTATATACTAGTTTTAAAAAGTAAAACTGGGGGTGTTCAAGGTTGAATTTTAGCTGTATTGCTTATATAAGTATATTATTAGTTTGGAATATGGTTTTGTGGATGGGATCCTGTTGGAACTGTAAGCCAATTGGGTTACCtgttttgggggtgtttggaaacacccattaaagtttagcacatgtcacatcggatgtttggatctaattaggagtattaaacatatgctaattacaaaactaattgcacagatggagtctaaatcgcgagacgaatctattaagcctaattagttcatgatttgacaatgtggtgctacagtaaccatttgctaatgatggattaattagacttaatagattcgtctcgcgaattagcacagggttctgcaattagttttataattagctcatgtttagtcctcctaattagcatttgaacatctgatgtgacactgctaaagtttagcaccgagtatccaaacaccccctaagatatGGAACTTTTGTTTGAACTCAGTTCCAAATCGAGTTCCACATCAAAATGCAAAGCTTCATCTTTGATTGAGTTGTTGGGTACCACCCTTCTTTTTTTGCGGGGAAGTTAAAGACAAGCTACTATGACTCCTCAAGTTCTTAAAAACAGTTCTTTCCTCACTTTGCTACGGTAAGAGTTGTCAATTGAGTCCATTGAGCATGCAAGTGTAATGGGGCGACAGTCTTTTTGTTGTCTGTCCTTCCTAACAAATTATTTGTGTTTTAGTGGAATATAAATCTTGTGGAAACACGGTTGGATTTCTCTATGCAAATCACAGAGGGAACAAAATTGTGTGGATAAATAATGAATTGCGTAATTTGATTGTCATCATGTGCAGGTCACAATCTCCCATTCAATCATCCCA contains:
- the LOC101778282 gene encoding V-type proton ATPase catalytic subunit A: MAYGDRVTTFEDSEKESEYGYVRKVSGPVVVADGMAGAAMYELVRVGHDNLIGEIIRLEGDSATIQVYEETAGLMVNDPVLRTRKPLSVELGPGILGNIFDGIQRPLKTIAIKSGDVYIPRGVSVPALDKDTLWEFQPNKLGVGDAITGGDLYATVFENTLMQHHVALPPGAMGKVSYIAPAGQYSLQDTVLELEFQGIKKQFTMLQTWPVRSPRPVASKIAADTPLLTGQRVLDALFPSVLGGTCAIPGAFGCGKTVISQALSKYSNSQAVVYVGCGERGNEMAEVLMDFPQLTMTLEDGREESVMKRTTLVANTSNMPVAAREASIYTGITIAEYFRDMGYNVSMMADSTSRWAEALREISGRLAEMPADSGYPAYLAARLASFYERAGKVKCLGSPDRTGSVTIVGAVSPPGGDFSDPVTSATLSIVQVFWGLDKKLAQRKHFPSVNWLISYSKYSQALESFYEKFDPDFIDIRTKAREVLQREDDLNEIVQLVGKDALAESDKITLETAKLLREDYLAQNAFTPYDKYCPFYKSVWMMRNIIHFNTLANQAVERAAGTDGHKITYSVIKHRLGDLFYRLVSQKFEDPAEGEDALVAKFKKLYDDLTAGFRNLEDEAR